Proteins from a genomic interval of Papaver somniferum cultivar HN1 chromosome 4, ASM357369v1, whole genome shotgun sequence:
- the LOC113272630 gene encoding MATH and LRR domain-containing protein PFE0570w-like, with translation MASIKKHQDSPLKVNGCVIYLLHWFAEHNKIMKPSNEEGLPRILRWIISDVSNTIEKDLNDAMKKRLLLDEYRRQKQENSIDVVKEMRRKELDEELTEVLDRQERLLSFIKEKRLKEIEEDEDEDEEEEEEDDREEHKEYDEIEEDEDEEEEDDKVEEEHKEDDDDEGSKGGDDEHETESERNEVPYETPEKQSTHSPKTNEANEEEDGKDGTSQGVESETGNKPSTLLPKEVEIPEGQEEHMNLNDQDTAQTDEIDKVAGCEAANKQSTFMPKTSVINEDKQDQVNFDDRNVMDGTRTAKIDEATIIAAEAICQLDPKEVLLLTQGEESQNETYTSIEDPLDNLSETVFVKIEKGCYRMEPTEVKEKMQPRGRRREDESSEDKSMEDEGRRDVEDTSRWKVFQDTTKEKYKNSVAWQLIRLDDPTVKEDILIVGRVLRELMFNKYLDQEVLHFYIHRRRRALVRDSIRHPDDKKYLSCEIMSPTTCYYVKYNVTNEVQKLVVDFIRDMPGNLEVLVIPINHSTDQTRMGLRWSLLNFDFEAKEWKWYNSLHSENEQSYKDDAKKLADVVQVKLNKKRALKGHPPIEEQELNIMTFHSQGINPDCLIYTSYFMKRSMKTTKGMKKGQQRAEDIFQQMRSKLVAKMLTKVGWYEKGWDIAKDEEHNQ, from the exons ATGGCGAGCATTAAGAAACATCAGGATTcaccacttaaagttaatggttgtGTGATTTATCTGTTG CATTGGTTTGCTGAacacaacaaaatcatgaagcCAAGCAATGAGGAAGGTTTGCCAAGGATTCTTAGGTGGATCATCAGCGACGTCAGTAATACAATCGAGAAAGACCTGAATGATGCCATGAAAAAG CGATTGCTTTTGGATGAGTACCGGAGGCAGAAACAAGAAAATAGCATAGATGTTGTGAAGGAAATGCGAAGAAAGGAGTTGGATGAGGAGCTTACTGAAGTTCTGGATAGGCAAGAAAGGCTTCTTAGTTTCATTAAAGAGAAAAGACTAAAA GAGATTGAggaggatgaggatgaggatgaggaggaggaggaggaggatgatagGGAGGAGCACAAGGAATATGATGAGATTGAGGAGGATgaagatgaggaggaggaggatgacaaGGTTGAGGAAGAGcacaaggaagatgatgatgatg AGGGTAGCAAAGGTGGTGATGACGAGCATGAAACTGAATCTGAAAGGAATGAAGTTCCGTATGAAACTCCTGAAAAGCAAAG CACTCAttcaccaaagaccaatgaggcaaatgaagaagaggatggcaAGGATGGAACAAGCCAAGGAGTTGAGTCTGAAACTGGTAACAAGCCGAG CACTCTTCTGCCAAAGGAAGTTGAAATCCCTGAAGGTCAAGAAGAGCATATGAACCTTAATGACCAGGATACTGCTCAAACTGATGAAATTGACAAAGTAGCTGGGTGTGAAGCTGCTAACAAACAAAG TACTTTTATGCCAAAGACAAGTGTTATCAATGAAGATAAACAAGACCAAGTGAACTTTGATGACCGGAATGTGATGGATGGCACTCGAACAGCTAAAATTGATGAAGCTACTATAATTGCAGCTGAAGCCATATGTCAGTTGGATCCTAAAGAAGTCCTTTTACTCACACAAGGAGAAGAATCACAGAATGAGACTTATACATCAATTGAGGACCCTCTAGACAACTTGTCTGAAACTGTATTCGTAAAGAttgaaaaaggttgttacagAATGGAACCAACTGAAGTGAAGGAAAAGATG CAGCCAAGAGGTAGAAGAAGAGAAGACGAATCCAGTGAGGACAAGAGCATGGAggatgaaggaagaagagatgttgaAGACACAAGCCGCTGGAAAGTTTTCCAAGACACCACAAAAGAGAAATACAAAAA CTCTGTAGCTTGGCAACTAATAAGACTGGATGATCCAACAGTCAAGGAAGATATTTTGATTGTTGGAAGAGTACTTCGTGAACTGATGTTCAACAAATATCTGGACCAAGAGGTACTCCATTTCTACATCCATCGACGTAGAAGAGCACTTGTCAGAGATAGCATTCGTCATCCAGATGACAAAAAGTACCTGAGCTGTGAAATTATGAGTCCTACAAcatgt TACTATGTCAAGTATAATGTCACCAACGAGGTGCAAAAGCTTGTGGTTGATTTCATACGGGACATGCCTGGGAATCTGGAAGTTCTTGTAATCCCTATCAATCACTCTACAGATCAGACGAGGATGGGATTACGCTGGtcacttttgaattttgatttcgaaGCTAAGGAATGGAAATGGTATAACTCGTTACACTCAGAAAATGAACAGTCATATAAAGACGATGCAAAGAAACTAGCAGATGTGGTACAAGTGAAACTCAAtaagaagagagcattgaagggtCATCCACCTATAGAAGAGCAAGAATTAAACATCATGACATTCCATTCACAAGGAATCAACCCGGACTGTCTAATATATACTTCTTACTTTATGAAACGAAGTATGAAGACAACAAAAGGTATGAAAAAAGGTCAGCAGAGGGCCGAAGACATTTTTCAGCAAATGAGATCAAAATTGGTGGCCAAGATGTTGACAAAAGTCGGATGGTATGAAAAGGGGTGGGATATAGCGAAGGACGAGGAGCATAATCAGTAG